One genomic window of Halolamina sediminis includes the following:
- a CDS encoding hydantoinase B/oxoprolinase family protein has protein sequence MSDAEAQTEAIDSVTLEVFRNELESVAEEMGQVLIRSAYSPNIKERQDCSTALFDADGRMVAQAEHIPVHLGAMPDAVAAVTAKDPEPGDAYILNDPFEGGTHLPDVTIVSTIAPAGEIVGYAVTRAHHADVGGMTPGSMPAGATDIYQEGMRLPGVALRSGGELNEDLMAVILANVRNRTERRADLRAQLAAHDRAEDRLAELIEEHGRGRVEHAFDAIIDYSRARMRDELAAFPDGTYDASDVLEGDGVTDADIPIEVSITVDGATVDVDFAGSAEQCAGNMNAPLSVAKSAVYFVVRSITDPEIPPNHGSYADIDVVAPDGTVVNPNPPAAVVGGNVETSQRLTDVVFAAFAEAVPERVPAGSQGTMNNLIIGNRDRDGFTYYETIAGGFGARPDKDGMDGVQVGMTNTLNTPIEALEAEYPFTVEEYAFREGSGGDGEYRGGLGLTRSLTVETDAVVSLLTERRRHRPQGAAGGEPGALGENLVDGEPLAAKTTREIEAGTTVTVRTPGGGGYGDPDDRAGADREADRLDGKVTDDTEER, from the coding sequence ATGAGCGACGCCGAGGCGCAGACCGAGGCGATCGACTCGGTCACGCTCGAAGTGTTCCGGAACGAACTGGAGAGCGTCGCCGAGGAGATGGGCCAGGTGCTGATCCGCAGCGCCTACTCGCCCAACATCAAGGAGCGACAGGACTGCTCGACCGCGCTGTTCGACGCGGACGGCCGGATGGTCGCACAGGCGGAACACATCCCAGTCCACCTCGGGGCGATGCCCGACGCCGTCGCCGCCGTGACGGCGAAGGATCCCGAGCCCGGCGACGCGTACATCCTGAACGACCCCTTCGAGGGCGGAACCCACCTGCCCGACGTGACGATCGTCTCGACGATCGCACCGGCGGGCGAGATCGTCGGTTACGCCGTTACCCGGGCCCACCACGCGGACGTCGGAGGGATGACGCCGGGCAGTATGCCCGCCGGCGCCACCGACATCTACCAGGAGGGGATGCGCCTGCCCGGCGTGGCGCTGCGCTCGGGCGGCGAACTGAACGAGGACCTGATGGCGGTGATACTGGCGAACGTGCGCAACCGGACCGAGCGGCGGGCCGACCTGCGCGCTCAGCTGGCGGCCCACGACCGCGCCGAGGACCGCCTCGCGGAGCTCATCGAAGAGCACGGCCGGGGCCGGGTCGAACACGCGTTCGACGCCATCATCGACTACTCCCGCGCTCGGATGCGCGACGAACTGGCGGCGTTCCCCGACGGCACCTACGACGCGAGCGATGTGCTCGAAGGCGACGGCGTGACCGACGCGGACATCCCGATCGAGGTGTCGATCACCGTCGACGGCGCGACCGTCGACGTGGACTTCGCGGGCAGCGCCGAGCAGTGTGCCGGCAACATGAACGCGCCGCTATCGGTCGCAAAGAGCGCGGTGTACTTCGTCGTTCGGAGCATCACCGACCCCGAGATCCCGCCGAACCACGGGAGCTACGCCGACATCGACGTGGTCGCGCCCGACGGGACCGTCGTGAACCCGAACCCGCCGGCGGCCGTCGTCGGCGGCAACGTCGAGACGAGCCAGCGGCTCACCGACGTGGTGTTCGCCGCGTTCGCCGAGGCGGTGCCCGAGCGCGTGCCGGCGGGCTCGCAGGGGACGATGAACAACCTCATCATCGGCAACCGGGACCGCGACGGGTTCACCTACTACGAGACGATCGCGGGCGGGTTCGGCGCCCGCCCCGACAAGGACGGGATGGACGGCGTTCAAGTGGGAATGACCAACACGCTGAACACGCCGATCGAGGCGCTGGAGGCGGAGTACCCCTTCACCGTCGAGGAGTACGCGTTCCGGGAGGGCAGCGGCGGCGACGGCGAGTACCGCGGCGGGCTGGGGCTCACGCGCTCGCTCACCGTCGAGACCGATGCCGTCGTCTCGCTGTTGACTGAGCGCCGTCGCCACCGCCCACAGGGTGCGGCGGGCGGCGAGCCCGGCGCGCTGGGCGAGAACCTCGTCGACGGCGAGCCGCTGGCCGCAAAGACCACCCGGGAGATCGAGGCGGGAACCACCGTCACGGTTCGGACGCCCGGCGGCGGCGGGTACGGCGACCCAGACGATCGGGCCGGGGCCGACCGCGAGGCCGACCGACTGGACGGGAAAGTGACCGACGACACGGAGGAGCGATGA
- a CDS encoding creatininase family protein: MTDTHKLEELPWPAVEQYLTERESPTIIVPIGSTEQHGPHLPLAVDAFQARDLAEEIAVAADVLTAPLIPYGDANHHLGFPGTISLSTETVVSVLTDVYASLAGHGFKNVVTVNGHRIANLTAIETAMQQSAARHPDTSFAAIDPLRLGISVHERLRDGDPEDGMHGGEFETSFMLARYPDLVDEDAVEKETADPGPYGTLNLVGNDDRVLTPSTAHSPEDGDLGHVGDPTLASAGKGDALWAELVADAADYIEAVEGGTA; the protein is encoded by the coding sequence ATGACCGACACACATAAACTGGAAGAACTCCCTTGGCCGGCAGTCGAACAGTACCTCACCGAGCGCGAGTCGCCGACGATTATCGTTCCGATCGGCTCGACCGAGCAGCACGGCCCACACCTCCCGCTGGCCGTCGACGCATTTCAGGCGCGGGATCTCGCCGAGGAGATCGCGGTCGCGGCCGACGTGCTGACGGCGCCGCTGATCCCCTACGGCGACGCGAACCACCACCTCGGCTTCCCGGGGACGATCTCGCTGTCGACGGAGACGGTGGTGTCGGTGCTCACGGACGTGTACGCCAGCCTCGCCGGCCACGGCTTCAAGAACGTCGTCACCGTCAACGGCCACCGGATCGCGAACCTCACCGCGATCGAGACGGCGATGCAACAGAGCGCGGCGCGACATCCCGACACCTCGTTCGCGGCGATCGACCCGCTCCGGCTCGGCATCTCTGTCCACGAGCGCCTCCGGGACGGCGACCCCGAGGACGGGATGCACGGCGGCGAGTTCGAGACCTCGTTCATGCTCGCACGGTACCCCGACCTCGTCGACGAGGACGCCGTCGAGAAGGAGACCGCCGACCCCGGCCCGTACGGGACGTTGAACCTCGTCGGCAACGACGACCGGGTGCTGACCCCGAGCACGGCCCACTCCCCCGAAGATGGCGACCTCGGCCACGTCGGCGACCCGACGCTCGCGAGCGCCGGGAAGGGTGACGCGCTCTGGGCGGAGTTGGTCGCCGACGCCGCCGACTACATCGAGGCCGTCGAGGGGGGTACGGCATGA
- a CDS encoding CocE/NonD family hydrolase — protein sequence MSDVTVHDDVAIPLADGTVRATRHEPAVDGPQPVVLVYTPYHKDDLSDTRSDPMVGSLVDAGYEVVVADAVGTGASDGLVDQPFTADEGRHGAAVVEWLADRSWSNGRVGIVGKSYPGTTALEIAAENPDGLAAIVPIHAPARIYDAYFDGGTLAFLRTCGQWAPNFEYLPLQPPANRTVEGWADRWNDRLDALEDREPFLFQYLDHLEKDEYWAAKDVPIGDISVPTLAVGGYRDAFGGGTLDYADRIDAPTEVILGPWRHAMPEQGETARIDFLGEMEAWFDHHLHDGGDRESRPEIRYWTERPADEDRLAGEWRARETWPTADDDAVGFDLGRDGLSTDGSSAGTTDRWEVDYSVGTASIGFEIPGGTDLDTTPDDDRSLTYETAPLEDAFELTGSGEVGLEIVPDGPTQLVAVRVVDVAPDGTGRLVTHGVTRAELDGEVDPLGEQGATPEPLTAGEPHSIDVSLRPTSHVFEPGHTLRVAVSGAFFPYVSPPDGSAGFALWTAGSACHLPGQFHDGSPTFDDGAAFDPPQDVYEEPTAPDWETAVSHTDDTVTVSLEQSYSKSLSGATFEYETATTASVERGTLETETMDRRTATTLSFPTESIQSEVHSSVTRSFASMQYGVDREGEALYRERKRAAVDR from the coding sequence ATGAGCGACGTGACTGTCCACGACGACGTTGCGATCCCGCTCGCGGACGGCACCGTCCGCGCGACGCGACACGAGCCGGCGGTCGACGGCCCGCAGCCGGTCGTGCTCGTCTACACGCCGTACCACAAGGACGACCTCTCGGACACACGCTCGGACCCGATGGTCGGCTCCCTCGTCGACGCTGGCTACGAGGTGGTCGTCGCCGACGCCGTCGGGACAGGTGCTTCGGACGGGCTGGTCGACCAGCCGTTCACCGCCGACGAGGGCCGTCACGGCGCCGCCGTCGTCGAGTGGCTCGCCGACCGGTCGTGGTCCAACGGCCGAGTGGGTATCGTTGGGAAGTCCTACCCCGGGACGACGGCGCTGGAGATCGCCGCGGAGAACCCCGACGGGCTGGCGGCGATCGTCCCGATCCACGCGCCCGCCCGGATCTACGACGCCTACTTCGACGGGGGCACACTGGCGTTCCTGCGCACCTGCGGCCAGTGGGCGCCGAACTTCGAGTACCTCCCGCTCCAGCCCCCAGCGAACCGCACGGTCGAGGGGTGGGCCGATCGGTGGAACGACCGACTCGACGCGCTCGAGGACCGGGAGCCGTTCCTCTTCCAGTACCTCGACCACCTCGAGAAGGACGAGTACTGGGCGGCGAAGGACGTCCCGATCGGAGATATCTCGGTCCCCACGCTCGCGGTCGGCGGCTACCGCGACGCGTTCGGCGGCGGGACGCTCGACTACGCCGACCGCATCGATGCGCCGACGGAGGTGATCCTTGGCCCGTGGCGTCACGCGATGCCCGAACAGGGCGAGACAGCCCGAATCGACTTCCTCGGCGAGATGGAAGCGTGGTTCGACCACCACCTCCACGACGGGGGCGACCGGGAGTCCCGCCCCGAAATCCGCTACTGGACCGAACGCCCCGCCGACGAGGATCGCCTCGCTGGCGAATGGCGGGCCCGCGAGACGTGGCCGACGGCCGACGACGACGCTGTGGGGTTCGATCTCGGTCGGGACGGGCTCTCGACGGACGGCTCGTCGGCGGGCACCACCGACCGCTGGGAGGTCGACTACAGCGTTGGAACCGCCTCGATCGGCTTCGAGATCCCGGGCGGGACGGATCTGGACACGACGCCCGACGACGATCGGTCGCTCACCTACGAGACCGCTCCGCTCGAGGACGCCTTCGAGCTGACGGGTAGCGGTGAGGTGGGTCTGGAGATCGTCCCGGACGGCCCGACCCAGCTCGTCGCGGTCCGCGTCGTCGACGTGGCGCCGGACGGAACCGGCCGACTGGTCACCCACGGCGTGACCCGGGCCGAACTCGATGGCGAGGTCGACCCACTCGGTGAGCAGGGGGCGACCCCCGAGCCGCTGACGGCGGGAGAGCCCCACAGCATCGACGTGTCGCTGCGGCCGACCTCCCACGTGTTCGAGCCCGGGCACACGCTCCGGGTCGCCGTCAGCGGCGCCTTCTTCCCCTACGTGTCGCCGCCCGACGGCAGCGCCGGGTTCGCGCTCTGGACGGCGGGTTCGGCGTGTCATCTCCCCGGCCAGTTCCACGACGGCAGCCCGACGTTCGACGACGGCGCCGCGTTCGATCCACCGCAGGACGTGTACGAGGAGCCGACGGCGCCGGACTGGGAGACGGCCGTCTCACACACCGACGACACGGTGACGGTGTCGCTGGAACAGTCCTACTCGAAGTCACTCTCGGGGGCGACGTTCGAGTACGAGACCGCGACGACGGCGAGCGTCGAACGCGGGACGCTCGAAACGGAGACCATGGATCGCCGGACGGCGACGACGCTCTCGTTCCCGACCGAGTCGATCCAGTCGGAGGTCCACAGCTCGGTGACGCGGTCGTTCGCGTCGATGCAGTACGGCGTCGACCGCGAGGGCGAGGCGCTCTACCGTGAGCGGAAACGGGCCGCGGTCGATCGCTGA